In the Candidatus Ozemobacteraceae bacterium genome, one interval contains:
- a CDS encoding transposase, producing MARMSRVVGVGLPHHVTQRGNRRMPTFFSSDDYRTYLSILSEWCQKTGVEIWAYCLMPNHVHLIAVPSQKNALARGIGETHRRYSRMVNFREGWKGFLWQDRFHSCLLDQAHLHAAVRYVELNPVTAGLVQDPFSYPWSSAAAHLQGIDNHVVKVSPMLEFVAVDWREFLRHEPSQDFFSRIRLHSRTGRPLGNESFLSEVERLVGKSLRPGRPGPKPSRERG from the coding sequence ATGGCAAGAATGTCGCGTGTTGTCGGGGTGGGTTTACCGCACCATGTCACTCAGCGGGGAAATCGGCGGATGCCCACGTTTTTCTCTTCAGATGACTATCGAACGTATCTTTCCATTCTCTCCGAATGGTGCCAGAAAACCGGAGTGGAAATATGGGCATACTGCCTTATGCCCAATCACGTTCATCTGATCGCAGTTCCTTCCCAGAAAAACGCGCTGGCACGGGGAATCGGCGAAACGCACCGGCGATACTCCCGAATGGTGAATTTCCGGGAAGGCTGGAAAGGCTTTCTGTGGCAGGATCGATTTCATTCCTGCCTGCTCGATCAGGCTCATCTCCATGCTGCGGTCCGGTACGTGGAGCTCAATCCGGTAACAGCCGGTCTTGTGCAAGACCCTTTTTCCTACCCCTGGAGCAGCGCGGCGGCGCATCTTCAGGGAATAGACAACCATGTGGTGAAGGTTTCTCCGATGTTGGAATTCGTTGCTGTCGATTGGCGAGAGTTCCTTCGGCATGAGCCGTCCCAGGATTTTTTCTCTCGTATCCGTCTCCATTCGAGGACGGGGCGCCCATTGGGAAATGAGAGCTTCCTGTCAGAGGTCGAACGTCTGGTTGGCAAGTCTCTCCGTCCGGGCCGGCCGGGGCCGAAACCTTCTCGAGAAAGGGGATGA